Genomic window (Acidobacteriota bacterium):
CGCGGATCTTCTCTTTTGTTCCGGCACGTCCGTAATTCGCGATCTGCGGCGACTCGTGCATCTGCCGGCCGATGCCGTGCCCGGTATAATCGCGGACGATCCCATAGCCGAACTTTTCGGCGTGGGTCTGGATCGCGGCGCCGATATCACCAACCCGTTTATTCGGCCAGCACTGATCTATTCCGAACTGAAGGCATTCCTCGGTAACCCGAATCAGTTGCTCCAGTTCCGCGGAGATCGTTCCGACAGGCGCAGTGAACGCCGTATCGCCGACGAACCCGTTATACGTTGCGGCCATATCGAGCGAAACGATGTCGCCTTCCTTCAGAGGAATGTCATTCGAGAATCCGTGGACCACGGCTTCGTTGACCGACGCGCAGATAGCGAACGGGAAAGGCGTCATCCCGTAGGGTTTGTATCCGATAAAAGTCGGAATCGCACCCGCATCGCGCATCATCTTTTCGGCAACCGCGTTCAATTCGAGGGTCGTGACCCCCGGAGCGATCATCGCGCGCAACGATTCGCGAACTTCAGCGATCAGTTCGCCGACATCGCGCATGCGATCGAGATCCCTTTGTGACTTAGCAATGATCATTCTTTTGCCAAAAAGTACGCGACTGATGCCGCTCAGTATTCCGCCGATCCTTGAATCCCGGAGATACATCCGACGGCTAAACTCCAATTCCGAGGGCGCTCCCCATCGCGTCGTAGATCGCTTCAACCTCGCCCGCGCCGTCAATGCTTGCCAGTCGCTGCGTGCCCCGGTAATAGTCGAGCAGCGGCTTGGTTGCGCGGTCAAAAGTGGCGAGCCTCGTCGCCACGCTTTCTTCGTTATCATCCGCCCGATGCGTCAACGCCGTCTCGGGATGACGGTCGCAAAACCCGTCGGACTTTGGCGGTTTGGAGTAGACGTTGTAGATCTCCCCGCAAATCCCGCACGAGCGCCGACCGGTAAGACGCTTCATCAATTCACTCCGATCTACGTCGATCTCGACGGCGACGATCGTCTTGCCTTGCTCGGAGGCAAGCGTTTCAAGTTGTTCGGCCTGCACCGCCGTTCGCGGGTAACCGTCCAGAATATAGTCACCCTGACAATCCGGACGGGAAGTTCGTTCCGTGACGATCTTGAGCGTCAGGTCGTCGGAAATGAGTTTTCCGGCCGCCATCGTTTCCTGAACTTCGCGGGCCAATGGAGTATCGGAGTTCTTCATCTCCCGGAAAAGATCGCCCGTTGAGATCTGCGGAATTCCCTGTCGCTCCTGAAGCAGCCGCGCCTGCGTGCCTTTCCCTGCTCCGGGAGCACCGATTAGAACAATTATCTTACTCATTCAAAACCAACCAAAAAAGGCGAAAAGACGCAGAGAATCACCCTTCCCTGCGTCTGCCGGCAAAACCAAAGCTACGAGCGTCGGCCGCGAAGGCGCGATCCAGCGCCGAGAAACCCTTCGTAGTTGCGCATCACGAGCTGGGCTTCGATCTGCGAGACGGTGTCCATCGCCACGCCGACGAGAATCAGAAGCGAAGTTCCTCCGAAAAAGAACTGGTAGCCCAGACCTGTCGGGATCCACGAAAGTCCCGGCGTCCCGCTCACGAAAGCATCGAGCGTTTCACCGACGAACGGCAACCGTGCAACGTTGAAACCGCTCAGCAGAAGCTGCGGAACGAAGGCGACGAAGGCGAGATACAGGGCGCCAACGGTCGTCAGACGCGTCAAGATCGTGTTCAAATACTCGCCGGTCGGCGAACCGGGCCTGATCCCGGGGACGAATCCGCCGTGTTTGCGGAGGTTATCGGCAACCTCATCCGTGTTGAAAACGATCGTGATATAGAAAAACGTGAACAGCACGATCAACGATATGAAAACAAATTCGTAGTACGGATCTCCGCCGTGGAACTGTTGGAAAAACACGTAGACTTTCGTCCAGAGCGAGTTCGGGTCGTAGCCCTCGCTGCCGGGTTGCGCCGGCGGCAAAGCCGAGAACAGTGTCTGCGGCATCGCCAAAACCGACGATGCGAAGATCACCGGAATGACGCCGCCCATATTGATCTTGAGCGGAAGACTGGTTTCCTGTCCTTTGAATGTCTGGTTTCCGACACGCCGGCTCGCATAGCTGATCGCGATGTTCCGCCGGGCGGATTCAACATAAACGATGAGCGCGATCAGGGCGACGAGAACGACAACCAGGAAAATAACGCCAAGCGTCTGGACCGGATCACCGGCACCGACACGGTCCTTGATCTGCATCAATCCCCGCGGCAGGCCGATCACGATGCCGGCGAAGATCAGCAGCGAGATTCCATTTCCAACCCCGCGCTCGGTGATCTGTTCACCGAGCCACATCACGAATACCGTTCCCGTCGTGAGCGTTACGACGACCATCAGCGTCGCCCATCCGGTGTCCGCGATGATTCCGTTGCGGCTGAGCCAGGTTGCGACGAAAAACGTCTGGACCGAACACAGCGCAACAGTCAAATACCGCGTCCACTGGTTGATCTTCTGCCGGCCGACCTCGCCCTCTTCCTGAATCTTCTTGAGAGGCGGATACAAAACCGTCATCAACTGCAGAATGATCGACGCGGTGATATACGGCGTGACGCCGAGCGCGAAGACCGAAATCGTCCGGAAGTTTCCGCCCGAGAACAAATCGAGAACGCCAAGCAACGTGCCGCTGACCTGCTGCCAAAGCTGATCAAGTTTATCCTTATTGATGCCCGGCGCGGCGACGTGCGCCCCAAGTCGGTAAATGGCCAAAAGCCCGAGGGTGAAGAGGATCCTCTTCCGCAGCTCGGGAATCTTGAACATATTTTGAACAGCGGCCAAAAACTTATCCATAAACTCCTCTCAAACAGTCCAAACGAGCATTACGCGGCGGCTTCTGCCTTCGTGATCTCGGTGGCGCTTCCGCCGGCCTTCTCGATCTTGTCCTTCGCGGTCTTGGTGAAGCGGTGAGCCGAAACCTTGAGGGCTTTGGTCATTTCGCCATTGCCCAAGATAACGAGATCGTGCTTCGCCTTCTTGATCAGTCCTCGTTCGTGGAGAAGTTCGGGAGTGACCTCGTCGCCGGCGTTGAAATTCTCGTTGATCTTCGCCAGGCTGATCTCGACCCATTCCTTCTTGAAGATGTTGGTGAACCCGCGCTTCGGCAAGCGGCGTTGCAAAGGCATTTGCCCGCCTTCGAATCCCGCCTTGCTCGAGTACCCCGAACGGGATTTCTGACCCTTGTTGCCGCGACCGGAGGTCTTTCCGAGTCCGGAACCCGGTCCGCGACCGACGCGCTTCTTCTTGTGGGTCGATCCTTCGTTCGGATGCAAATTATTCAATGATAATGCCATATTCTTGTCCTTTTCAGCCCTTTCGAGGGGATTCACGTCTTACCGAAATGCCTTTTGACTTAAACCATTCTGAGTGGTCTAGCGGCAAAAGGCAAAATCGAATGCGTTCCCGACGACGGACAATGTCTATTCTACGATTCGCAAAAGATGCGGCACTTTTGCCACAACACCGCGCATCGCGGAATTGTCCGGCCGTTCCACTACCTGATTGAGCTTGGTGATTCCCAGGCCCTTTACGATATCTTTCTGTTTTCTCGAATAGCCGATCGTGCTTTTGTAATACTGGATCTTGATAGTTCCACCGTCAGCTTTTTCTGTTTTCTTTGCCATAACTTTACCGATTGCGGATCTCGGACCGGCGATATTGGATCCCATCCGGCAATCCGCGATCACAAATCACAATTCCCAAATTAAAACAGTTCTTCCACCTGCTTTCCGCGAAGCCGTGCGACTTCAAAAGGATCTTTCATACGCGTCAGTCCGTTGAACGTCGCGCGAATGACGTTGTGGGCGTTCGTCGACCCGAGGATCTTCGTGCGAACGTCGTGAACGCCAAGCAATTGGAGAACAGCACGGACGGCACCGCCGGCGATCACGCCCGTACCTTCCTTGGCCGGCTTGAGCAAAACGCGTCCGGCCCCGTACTCTCCGATCATCTCATGCGGCAAAGTTCCCTCGATGAGCGTCACCTTGATCAGATTCTTTTTCGCAGCTTCAACCGCCTTCTTGATCGCGTTCGGAACTTCCTTCGCCTTTCCGGTTCCGAATCCGACGTGCCCGGACTCGTCACCGACGACGACCAGTGCCGCGAACGACATATTCTTACCGCCCTTAACCACTTTCGTCACGCGGTTGATCGAAATCAACTGATCCTTCAAGATCAAACCGTTCGGTGAAATTCTTTGATTATTCGTTTTCATTGTTTCCTTCCGCTGGTGCTTCCGTCTTATTCAGGCCTGCTTCACGCGTCGCATCGATAAGAGCCTTGACGCGTCCGTGATATACGTAGCCGCCGCGATCAAAAACAACTTCCGAAACTCCCGCCGCCAAGGTGCGTTCGGCAATCGCCGCTCCGACCTTCTGAGCCGCTTCGATGTTGCCGCCCGTCTTGAGCGACATACCTTTCTCCGTGGTCGAGGCCGAGGCCAACGTCTTGCCGTTGTCATCGTCGATGACCTGAGCGTAAATATGATTCAAACTCCGGTAAACGGCGAGGCGCGGACGCTCTGACGATCCGCGGACTTTCTTGCGGATTCTGCTATGCACGCCACGACGGATCTCTGCTCTGCTTTTCTGTGCCATATTCTTGTTTCCGTTTCTGGATCTGCGATTTCCGATCTGCCGTAAGCTAATTCCCGACGGACGATCACGAACGGTGACCGGACTTCCCAGATGATGATTACTTGCCTGTCTTACCCGGCTTCAACCGATAAACCCTGTCGGCGTAACGGAGGCCCTTGCCTTTGTATGCATCCGGCTTTCTCAGACGATTAAGTTCCGCGGCGACCTGACCAAGCATCTGCTTGTCGATTCCGCTAAGCGTCAACGTGGTTTGATACTGGTTGATCGAGGTCTTCGCGTTGACTCTCTCCGCCTTTGCCTCGATACCCTCCGGCAGAACGTATTCGACCGGGTGCGAATAGCCAAGCGCGAAAACGATTTTCGTGCCCTGGACATCCGCTTTGTATCCGACTCCGACGAGGTCCATTTCCTTGGTGAATCCCTGCGTCACGCCAACGATCGCGTTGTTCGCGAGTGCGCGCGCAAGACCGTGAAACGCTCGGTCGTCATCGTTGCCGCGTTCAGCGATCAGCGAGCCGTCTTCCTGTTTAAAGGAGACGCCGCTCGGGATCGGCGACTTCAACGTGCCTTTCGGCCCCTTGACTTCCAACTCCGTTTCGGTGACCGACACGGTAACGCCGGACGGGATCACGATTGGTTTCTTTCCTACTCGAGACATAATATTGTTTTTGATTTTGGAATTGTGATTTGCGATTTCGGATTTTCAGCAATCCCAAATCGCAATTCGCAAATCCGAAATGCAATTAATAGACTTGCGCCAAAATTTCGCCGCCGACATTTTCCTGGCGGGCCCGTTTTCCACTCATCAACCCGCGAGAGGTCGAAACAATGTTGATTCCGTATCCGCCCAAAACGCGTGGGATCTCTCCGGCGCCGACGTAAACGCGGCGTCCCGGACGGGAGACGCGGGACAAATGCGTGATCGAGGAAATCCCCTTTGCGTCATAGCGCAAAAAGACGCGGATCATCGTTTTGGTGCCTTCGCCCTTGGTTACAAAGTTGTTTATGTAACCTTCTTCTTTAAGGATACGTGCAACTTCCAACTTCAATTTCGAACCCGGAATATCCACACGGCTGTGCTTCGCGGCAATCGCGTTGCGTACTCGCGTGAGCATATCGGCTATTGGATCTGTCATTCTCTTAACTCCGTTAAACTATTCTGCAATCGTGATTTGTGACCGGCGATCTCTCTCGATCCAGGTTACAAACCCTCAATTCGCAATCAAAATCACCAGCTTGATTTCACAACTCCGGGAATCTGCCCCTCGAGTGCCAACTCCCGCAAAGCAACGCGGGATACGCCGAATTTCCGTAAAAACCCGCGCGGCCGGCCCGTTTGCGAGCAGCGGTTGCGGACGCGAACCGGACTCGCATCGCGCGGCAGTTTCTGCAATTGCATCACCGCCACATCGACCTGTTCTGGGGATGAATTCGGGCTGTTGATGATCTTCTTCAACTCAGCGCGACGCCCCGCGTAGTGCATTACCTTTTTCTTGCGTTGGTTGTTCTTAACAACTTTACTGATCTTTGCCATATAGAAAGTTTTACCTATGCCGGAAATCCGGGCGCCGAACTTATTGTCGGAACGGCATTCCAAGCGCCTTCAGCAAGGAACGAGCCTGTTCGTCGGACTGTGCTGTGGTAATGATCGAAATGTTCATTCCGCGCGTCTTGTCAACCTTGTTGAAATCGATCTCCGGGAAGATCAACTGGTCACGAATACCAAGCGTATAATTGCCGCGGCCATCAAACGCCTTGCCCGAAATTCCGCGGAAGTCGCGGACTCGCGGAAGCGAAACCGAAATCAGCCGATCCAGAAATTCGTACATTCGCTCGCCGCGCAAGGTCACCATCGTTCCGATGCTCATACCCTGACGGAGTTTGAACGCCGCGATCGACTTCTTCGCCTTCGTGACGACCGGTTTCTGTCCGGTCACCGACTTCAATTCTTCGACGGCGGTATCGAGGACCTTTGAGTTCGCGATCGCTTCACCGACTCCCATATTCACGACGATCTTCGATATCTTCGGAATCGCCATCGGATTTTCGATGCCGAATTCCTTGGCCAGGGCCGGCGCGATCTCGTTTTTGTATTTGTCTCTTAGTCTAGCCATTTTCTTATTTATTTCGGATATCCGATCTCTCTATGCCGACCTTTGCCGGTCCGAAATCACGAATCCCGAATCGTATTACTGTTCTTCTTCAGCCGATTTGCGCGTCGTGCGCGTGTACGGCGGATCGACGATCACTTTGCCGCTTTTCGCGATCCGGACCTTCTTGCCGTCCTTGATCTCGTACTTGATCCGCGTCGGCTTGCCCGTCTCCGGGTCGATCAACGCGACGTTCGACGCTTCCACCCAGGCTTCCTGTTCGATGATGCCGCCCTCGACTCCCATCTGGGGAACCGCCTTTCGGTGGCGCTTGACGATCATTCCGCCCTCAACCTTGACCTTGCCGCTGCGCGG
Coding sequences:
- the map gene encoding type I methionyl aminopeptidase gives rise to the protein MIIAKSQRDLDRMRDVGELIAEVRESLRAMIAPGVTTLELNAVAEKMMRDAGAIPTFIGYKPYGMTPFPFAICASVNEAVVHGFSNDIPLKEGDIVSLDMAATYNGFVGDTAFTAPVGTISAELEQLIRVTEECLQFGIDQCWPNKRVGDIGAAIQTHAEKFGYGIVRDYTGHGIGRQMHESPQIANYGRAGTKEKIRAGYCFALEPMLNLGTHETKTLDDKWTVVTKDGKASAHAEHTVAITPEGPEILTLTKEQKRKIGARKETANA
- a CDS encoding adenylate kinase, whose product is MSKIIVLIGAPGAGKGTQARLLQERQGIPQISTGDLFREMKNSDTPLAREVQETMAAGKLISDDLTLKIVTERTSRPDCQGDYILDGYPRTAVQAEQLETLASEQGKTIVAVEIDVDRSELMKRLTGRRSCGICGEIYNVYSKPPKSDGFCDRHPETALTHRADDNEESVATRLATFDRATKPLLDYYRGTQRLASIDGAGEVEAIYDAMGSALGIGV
- the secY gene encoding preprotein translocase subunit SecY, with amino-acid sequence MDKFLAAVQNMFKIPELRKRILFTLGLLAIYRLGAHVAAPGINKDKLDQLWQQVSGTLLGVLDLFSGGNFRTISVFALGVTPYITASIILQLMTVLYPPLKKIQEEGEVGRQKINQWTRYLTVALCSVQTFFVATWLSRNGIIADTGWATLMVVVTLTTGTVFVMWLGEQITERGVGNGISLLIFAGIVIGLPRGLMQIKDRVGAGDPVQTLGVIFLVVVLVALIALIVYVESARRNIAISYASRRVGNQTFKGQETSLPLKINMGGVIPVIFASSVLAMPQTLFSALPPAQPGSEGYDPNSLWTKVYVFFQQFHGGDPYYEFVFISLIVLFTFFYITIVFNTDEVADNLRKHGGFVPGIRPGSPTGEYLNTILTRLTTVGALYLAFVAFVPQLLLSGFNVARLPFVGETLDAFVSGTPGLSWIPTGLGYQFFFGGTSLLILVGVAMDTVSQIEAQLVMRNYEGFLGAGSRLRGRRS
- the rplO gene encoding 50S ribosomal protein L15; this encodes MALSLNNLHPNEGSTHKKKRVGRGPGSGLGKTSGRGNKGQKSRSGYSSKAGFEGGQMPLQRRLPKRGFTNIFKKEWVEISLAKINENFNAGDEVTPELLHERGLIKKAKHDLVILGNGEMTKALKVSAHRFTKTAKDKIEKAGGSATEITKAEAAA
- the rpmD gene encoding 50S ribosomal protein L30; amino-acid sequence: MAKKTEKADGGTIKIQYYKSTIGYSRKQKDIVKGLGITKLNQVVERPDNSAMRGVVAKVPHLLRIVE
- the rpsE gene encoding 30S ribosomal protein S5, with the translated sequence MKTNNQRISPNGLILKDQLISINRVTKVVKGGKNMSFAALVVVGDESGHVGFGTGKAKEVPNAIKKAVEAAKKNLIKVTLIEGTLPHEMIGEYGAGRVLLKPAKEGTGVIAGGAVRAVLQLLGVHDVRTKILGSTNAHNVIRATFNGLTRMKDPFEVARLRGKQVEELF
- the rplR gene encoding 50S ribosomal protein L18, whose product is MAQKSRAEIRRGVHSRIRKKVRGSSERPRLAVYRSLNHIYAQVIDDDNGKTLASASTTEKGMSLKTGGNIEAAQKVGAAIAERTLAAGVSEVVFDRGGYVYHGRVKALIDATREAGLNKTEAPAEGNNENE
- the rplF gene encoding 50S ribosomal protein L6, which codes for MSRVGKKPIVIPSGVTVSVTETELEVKGPKGTLKSPIPSGVSFKQEDGSLIAERGNDDDRAFHGLARALANNAIVGVTQGFTKEMDLVGVGYKADVQGTKIVFALGYSHPVEYVLPEGIEAKAERVNAKTSINQYQTTLTLSGIDKQMLGQVAAELNRLRKPDAYKGKGLRYADRVYRLKPGKTGK
- the rpsH gene encoding 30S ribosomal protein S8, whose amino-acid sequence is MTDPIADMLTRVRNAIAAKHSRVDIPGSKLKLEVARILKEEGYINNFVTKGEGTKTMIRVFLRYDAKGISSITHLSRVSRPGRRVYVGAGEIPRVLGGYGINIVSTSRGLMSGKRARQENVGGEILAQVY
- the rpsN gene encoding 30S ribosomal protein S14, whose protein sequence is MAKISKVVKNNQRKKKVMHYAGRRAELKKIINSPNSSPEQVDVAVMQLQKLPRDASPVRVRNRCSQTGRPRGFLRKFGVSRVALRELALEGQIPGVVKSSW
- the rplE gene encoding 50S ribosomal protein L5, which produces MARLRDKYKNEIAPALAKEFGIENPMAIPKISKIVVNMGVGEAIANSKVLDTAVEELKSVTGQKPVVTKAKKSIAAFKLRQGMSIGTMVTLRGERMYEFLDRLISVSLPRVRDFRGISGKAFDGRGNYTLGIRDQLIFPEIDFNKVDKTRGMNISIITTAQSDEQARSLLKALGMPFRQ
- the rplX gene encoding 50S ribosomal protein L24, whose amino-acid sequence is MKTVKKGTIRSKIKRGDQVVFIAGKEYNRFDADGNRQPLRGKVIAVDPRSGKVKVEGGMIVKRHRKAVPQMGVEGGIIEQEAWVEASNVALIDPETGKPTRIKYEIKDGKKVRIAKSGKVIVDPPYTRTTRKSAEEEQ